In Nocardioides jishulii, the DNA window AGGGCATCTCCTTCGGCGAGGCCGCCGAGAAGGTGGCCGACGTCGCCTGCGAGTCCCAGGAGGCGGGGGAGCGGGTCAACACGATCCTCGTCCACGACGCCAACCTGGGCGAGGTGGCGCTCGAGCGGGGCTGCGCCGACCTGGTGCTCGGAGGGCACACGCACGTGCCGTCGGGACCGACGCCCTTCGATGGGGAGGCCGGCCAGCTGGGCTACTCGTACACGAACGGCACGACGGGTGGTGCGGCGTACGCCATTGCCGTGGGCAGCAAGCCGCGACGCGACGCGAGCCTCACCCTGGTGACCTACGACGGAGCGGGGCGGCCGGCAGGGATCCAGCTCGTCACGCTGCTCACCGACGGGCGGTTCCGGGTCGAGCCGTACGACCGGCTCGCCCTCCCGCAAGGAGTCTGACTCCGGCGGCCCGTTGCTGCCGTCGTCTGGCGAGTGGCCCACATTTCTTTCCTGAAGTGGGATACGGGTCCCCAAAATTGGGGAGACTAGCCCTTGTCCCTGCACTCGCAGCCCTGTCGGGAGGCACCCCCCATGCGACGCATTCTTCTCCTCCTCGTCATCGCCTCGATGACGGTGTTCCATGCCGGTCCGTCCTACGCGATGCGCAAGGCGACCAACGGCGATGACGTGATCCGTGGCAACAACAAGGCCAACGAGGTCCGCGCCTTCGGCGGCAACGACCGCGTCAGCGTCCTCGGCGGACGTGACCTCGTCTTCGCCGGCGCCGGGAACGACTCGGTCTGGGGCGGTCGCGGCAATGACCGCCTCCACCTCGGCGACGGCGCCGACCGTGGCTACGGTGACGCCGGCAACGACCTGGTCCTGGGCCAGGGTGGTGCCGACCAGCTCTGGGGTGGTTCGGGGCGCGACGCCCTGCACGGTGGCCCGGGCCAGGACAGGATCTACGGAGGGCCCGGCGACGACAACATCCGGTTCGGCGGCATCCGGGGCCTGACCGGGAACGAGGGCGACGACGTCATCTTCGGCCAGGGAGGCAACGACTTCATCCTCGGCGGCGCCGGCAACGACACGGCCTACGGCGGCGCGGACAACGACACCTTCTACCTGGGTGTCGGCGACGACCTCGCCCACGGTGACGACGGCAACGACGACCTCTACGGAGACGCCGGCGCGGACGAGCTGCACGGGGACGCCGGCAGGGACATCATCTTCGGTGGCGCCGGTGACGACCTGATCCTCGGAGGCGACGGCGACGACAACCGTCGTCGCGCCGGCAAGCCCGACGAGCCGGGCGGCCTCTACGGGAGCGAGGGCAACGACCGCGTCTACGGCGACAACGGCAACGACCACGTCTCCGGTGGCGCCGGCCACGACCAGGTCTACGGCGGCCCCGGCGACGACGAGCTCGACGGTGACATGGGCAACGACCTCCTGGTCGACGGCCCCGGCGACGACGACAACATCACCGGCGACGAAGGTGACGACACCTTCTACATGGGTCCGGGTCGTGACCAGGTCTACGGTGAGGAGGGCGACGACGTCATCTACGTCCACAACGACGGCGACCCCGACCGCATCCACTGCAACGAGGGCTACGACCGGGTCTACTTCGTGGGCTCCCGTGACCCCAAGGACGGCATCCAGCTCTACGGCGGGACGATCGACTGCGAGGTCGTCATGGTGATCCCGCTCTCGGCCGCCCCGAGCGACTGGCCCTACTGAGCGGGCAGGAGCCCTGCGGCGCGAGCCGCAGCCGCGTACTCCTCGGCCAGGCTGGCCACCGTGTGGTGGGCGTTGAGCCCGGACGGGTTCGGCACCACCCAGAGCTCGGCGTCGCCCAGAGGTTCGGGCTGGGGGCCGGTGACGGCCTTGGGCCGTCCGAACGCCTGGCGGTAGGCCGTGATCCCGGCGACCGCGACGACCTTCGGGCGCACCCGCTCCACGAGGCCGGTGAGGGCCTTGCCGCCCTCGCGCAGCTCGTCGCGGGTGAGCTCGTCCGCGCGTGCGGTCGCGCGTCGTACGAGGTTGGTGATGCCGATGCCGCGGGCCCGCAGCGCGTCGCGGTCCTCCGGCGTCATGCCGGCGGAGGGGTCGATGCGCCGGTCGACGATGCCGGCCAGCTGCAGCGCCGGGTAGAAGCGGTTGACCGGGTGGGCGAAGTGCGTCTGCGTGGCGGCGGTCCACAACCCCGGGTTGATGCCCACGAAGAGCAGGCGTACGTCGTCGCCCAGGAGGTCGGGCACCTCGGTGTCGCGGTAGGACTCCAGCTCGGCGCGGGTGAATCGGGCCATGGCGTGAGCGTAGTGACCCTCGGGGAACCGGCGTCGGACGGCTATCGTCAGACCACCATGACCACGACGCAGACCCGACCGACGCGCCGCCCCGAGCGC includes these proteins:
- a CDS encoding calcium-binding protein — protein: MRRILLLLVIASMTVFHAGPSYAMRKATNGDDVIRGNNKANEVRAFGGNDRVSVLGGRDLVFAGAGNDSVWGGRGNDRLHLGDGADRGYGDAGNDLVLGQGGADQLWGGSGRDALHGGPGQDRIYGGPGDDNIRFGGIRGLTGNEGDDVIFGQGGNDFILGGAGNDTAYGGADNDTFYLGVGDDLAHGDDGNDDLYGDAGADELHGDAGRDIIFGGAGDDLILGGDGDDNRRRAGKPDEPGGLYGSEGNDRVYGDNGNDHVSGGAGHDQVYGGPGDDELDGDMGNDLLVDGPGDDDNITGDEGDDTFYMGPGRDQVYGEEGDDVIYVHNDGDPDRIHCNEGYDRVYFVGSRDPKDGIQLYGGTIDCEVVMVIPLSAAPSDWPY
- a CDS encoding mismatch-specific DNA-glycosylase, with translation MARFTRAELESYRDTEVPDLLGDDVRLLFVGINPGLWTAATQTHFAHPVNRFYPALQLAGIVDRRIDPSAGMTPEDRDALRARGIGITNLVRRATARADELTRDELREGGKALTGLVERVRPKVVAVAGITAYRQAFGRPKAVTGPQPEPLGDAELWVVPNPSGLNAHHTVASLAEEYAAAARAAGLLPAQ